In one Planctomicrobium piriforme genomic region, the following are encoded:
- a CDS encoding PDZ domain-containing protein: MLKWKLTRRVVMGICLLGAPLGATVQAQETAQTQDAAPATSPPVAVPDKVPAATAPMSPTDKAAAPAAVEGSELYLIGPDGQKRHLRSMQGRQGEDASQDEYRKAVDALPQGERYVIGVVLAPVPSEVRAALTIDSAVGLFLVKVVEGKPAAAAGLKNGDVLCAVNGKGVSQPADVVRFVNELKGQPVTLTVARKQETVEIIVTPVEASKELASHRGEETVELSPETMQKLRELGVTPGTQVVGPGVIVNSTSLLSREVIDLKLKVGRLEQEVGQLQHQVDELKQILKSALTPPGEAPVN; this comes from the coding sequence ATGCTCAAGTGGAAATTGACTCGTCGCGTGGTCATGGGGATTTGTCTGCTTGGCGCGCCGTTGGGGGCGACAGTTCAGGCCCAGGAAACAGCACAGACACAGGATGCCGCGCCGGCGACTTCTCCGCCTGTCGCTGTGCCAGATAAAGTGCCTGCTGCTACTGCACCGATGTCGCCGACCGACAAGGCGGCTGCTCCAGCAGCGGTCGAAGGGAGTGAACTTTATCTGATCGGACCAGATGGCCAGAAACGGCATTTGCGATCCATGCAGGGCCGGCAGGGCGAGGACGCCAGCCAGGATGAATACCGCAAAGCGGTCGATGCGCTCCCGCAGGGGGAGCGCTACGTGATCGGCGTGGTGCTGGCTCCGGTGCCGTCTGAGGTTCGCGCCGCTCTGACCATCGATTCTGCCGTCGGTTTGTTTCTGGTGAAGGTCGTCGAAGGCAAGCCTGCCGCAGCTGCCGGACTCAAGAATGGAGACGTGCTGTGTGCGGTGAACGGGAAAGGAGTTTCCCAGCCGGCCGATGTCGTGCGGTTTGTGAATGAACTCAAAGGGCAGCCTGTCACGCTGACGGTGGCACGCAAGCAGGAAACGGTCGAAATCATTGTCACGCCTGTCGAAGCCTCCAAGGAACTGGCGTCTCATCGCGGTGAAGAGACCGTCGAACTCTCGCCGGAAACGATGCAGAAACTACGGGAATTGGGGGTCACACCCGGCACACAGGTGGTCGGACCCGGCGTGATCGTGAATTCGACATCGCTGCTCTCGCGCGAAGTGATCGATCTCAAGTTGAAAGTGGGACGACTGGAGCAGGAAGTGGGCCAGTTGCAGCACCAGGTCGATGAACTCAAACAGATTTTGAAAAGCGCCCTGACTCCGCCGGGTGAAGCACCGGTGAATTGA
- a CDS encoding redoxin domain-containing protein has protein sequence MIDLGTVTLKQGRIATLTVVNSLGNPQPGATVSSYSGIAGPAMNVTDKNGNCQLHIQSGEQTISGVFGRLFGFIAVPANEEDVRVELVLSRSLDDTGTGFETAGRGMPAPQLSVAEWTDGQRRQLADFKGKVVVLYFWNKDEEHCDEQIASIDRLQQRYAGQPVVFLGVHKAGVKAADVREYMLTQDWHLPTGVDVSSDEVDGSTFLAYETAPSYIAVIGKDGRLSFNFSAIASEEVGEAIFARAATELGYKWPIEESPGADEKAGCEPCTQIFERIESQAIDAALEQ, from the coding sequence GTGATTGACCTCGGCACGGTCACTCTCAAGCAAGGACGAATTGCCACTTTGACCGTCGTCAATTCACTTGGGAACCCCCAACCAGGTGCGACTGTTTCCTCTTACTCGGGAATTGCCGGCCCCGCCATGAACGTCACTGACAAGAACGGCAATTGCCAACTGCACATTCAATCCGGCGAGCAAACGATTTCCGGGGTTTTCGGTCGACTGTTTGGATTCATCGCAGTCCCTGCCAATGAAGAAGACGTGCGAGTCGAACTGGTGCTGAGTCGCAGCCTCGATGACACCGGCACTGGGTTCGAGACAGCCGGTAGAGGGATGCCTGCCCCGCAACTCAGCGTCGCCGAATGGACGGACGGCCAACGCAGGCAACTTGCCGATTTCAAGGGCAAGGTCGTCGTGCTGTACTTCTGGAACAAGGACGAAGAGCACTGCGACGAGCAGATCGCATCCATTGACCGCCTGCAACAAAGATACGCCGGGCAACCCGTCGTCTTTCTTGGAGTTCACAAAGCCGGCGTGAAAGCAGCAGACGTTCGAGAGTACATGTTGACGCAGGATTGGCATCTTCCGACTGGGGTCGATGTTTCGTCCGATGAAGTGGACGGTTCAACTTTTCTGGCTTATGAAACGGCGCCGTCCTACATCGCCGTGATTGGAAAAGACGGGCGGTTGTCATTCAACTTTTCCGCAATCGCCAGCGAAGAAGTCGGCGAAGCGATTTTTGCCCGTGCCGCGACAGAACTCGGTTACAAATGGCCCATCGAAGAGTCGCCAGGCGCTGACGAAAAGGCCGGCTGCGAGCCATGTACTCAGATTTTCGAACGCATCGAGAGCCAAGCGATCGATGCGGCGCTCGAGCAATAG
- the murD gene encoding UDP-N-acetylmuramoyl-L-alanine--D-glutamate ligase: MGLGHFGGGLGAVKYLLDRGAMVTVTDLRSADELADSLSQLDVSQLEALVLGEHRDNLFTRAELLVVNPAVKPGNRYVELARTVGVPITSEINLFWQHCRGKKLVVTGSTGKSTTASLIHQFLQAAGVPSRLGGNIGVSLLPLVDEITPDEWVVLELSSFQLAALDELRPRPDIAVVTNFFPNHLDWHGTLDAYREAKQTAVCWQTKNEIAVLNADDADSALWPTDAKVVWYGKECWRDRPGVVVGDNHLIVRSSSGGWKIELTDLAPYLRTPHGLMNVAAAFGAVTVALGIPVDKLAGALLNFQGLPHRMQTVAEIEGRTFINDSKATTPEATIAALKSLLQPAILIAGGKDKGADLTELAQTIRSKTKAVALIGDTATALEQLLTTPTSDHARSASALRIERCNTLAAAVEWAWQQSAPGDAILLSPACASHGEFANYEQRGEQFIEFVKSVIQ; this comes from the coding sequence ATGGGGCTCGGGCATTTTGGAGGCGGCCTCGGCGCGGTGAAATATCTGCTCGACCGCGGCGCAATGGTGACCGTCACCGACCTGCGTTCAGCCGATGAGCTGGCAGACAGTCTCTCGCAACTCGATGTCTCGCAACTGGAAGCACTGGTTCTTGGCGAACATCGCGACAACCTGTTTACTCGGGCTGAACTGCTCGTTGTGAACCCGGCGGTGAAGCCAGGTAACCGTTATGTCGAACTCGCTAGGACGGTAGGCGTGCCGATCACCAGCGAGATCAATCTGTTCTGGCAACATTGCCGCGGCAAGAAACTGGTCGTCACTGGCAGCACCGGCAAGTCGACCACCGCGTCGTTGATTCATCAGTTTCTACAGGCAGCTGGTGTTCCCTCGCGTTTAGGAGGAAACATCGGCGTCAGCTTGTTGCCGTTGGTCGACGAGATCACACCCGATGAATGGGTCGTTCTCGAACTCAGCAGCTTTCAACTCGCCGCTCTCGACGAGTTGCGCCCGCGACCCGACATCGCCGTCGTCACGAACTTTTTTCCCAACCATCTCGACTGGCATGGGACGCTCGACGCCTATCGCGAAGCGAAACAAACGGCGGTCTGTTGGCAAACGAAAAATGAAATCGCCGTCCTGAATGCCGACGACGCCGATTCTGCATTGTGGCCCACCGATGCCAAAGTGGTCTGGTACGGCAAGGAATGCTGGCGCGACCGGCCTGGGGTGGTCGTGGGCGATAACCACTTGATCGTCCGCTCCTCCTCAGGCGGCTGGAAGATCGAACTCACCGACCTTGCTCCCTATCTGCGAACCCCGCATGGCCTGATGAACGTCGCTGCTGCATTCGGAGCGGTGACCGTCGCCTTGGGAATTCCCGTCGACAAACTCGCGGGAGCACTCCTGAACTTCCAGGGCCTGCCGCACCGCATGCAGACAGTGGCAGAGATCGAAGGCCGCACGTTCATTAACGACTCGAAAGCGACGACCCCGGAAGCCACGATCGCCGCACTGAAGTCGCTCTTGCAACCGGCCATTCTGATCGCCGGAGGAAAAGACAAAGGGGCCGACCTCACTGAGTTGGCGCAGACAATCCGCTCAAAAACCAAAGCCGTCGCCCTGATCGGCGACACCGCGACAGCGCTCGAACAACTGCTCACCACGCCTACCTCAGATCACGCCCGGTCAGCCAGTGCATTGCGAATCGAACGCTGCAACACCCTCGCCGCCGCCGTCGAATGGGCCTGGCAACAATCGGCCCCCGGCGACGCGATTCTGCTCTCGCCTGCGTGTGCGAGTCACGGGGAGTTTGCGAATTACGAGCAGCGCGGTGAGCAGTTTATTGAGTTTGTAAAGTCAGTCATTCAATAA
- a CDS encoding Gfo/Idh/MocA family protein, which produces MAKSVRIGLVGAGGNTRLKHIPGLQAIDGVEIVGVANRSAESSAAVAAEFGIPKVYDNWQALVADPNIDAVVIGTWPNMHCEITCAALAAGKHVLCESRMSRNLAEAREMLAASKKQPGLVAQLVPSPYGLISGPAVHQLLKGHFVGDLREVIVIGANDQFWDYSQPLHWRQDAEISGKNVLMLGILQETLMRWAPQPVQVFAQTELFEPTRPLPEESRFAEATVPDSVQILAELQSGARVIYHFSGVILFGPGVQIHFYGSRGTVKVHFVNGEERVYAGRGEDQELKEIEIPAEERGQWQVEADFIAAIRGEKKVTLTDFATGVQYMEFLEAVARSAEENAPVEFPLD; this is translated from the coding sequence ATGGCGAAAAGCGTTCGGATTGGGCTCGTGGGAGCCGGCGGCAATACCAGACTCAAGCACATTCCCGGCCTGCAGGCGATCGACGGGGTCGAAATCGTCGGCGTTGCCAACCGCTCGGCTGAATCGAGTGCGGCCGTGGCCGCCGAATTCGGCATCCCCAAAGTCTACGACAACTGGCAGGCTCTCGTCGCCGACCCGAATATCGATGCCGTCGTCATCGGCACCTGGCCGAACATGCACTGCGAAATCACCTGTGCTGCTCTGGCCGCCGGCAAGCATGTGCTGTGCGAATCGCGGATGTCGCGGAATCTGGCCGAAGCCCGTGAGATGCTCGCTGCCTCGAAAAAGCAGCCCGGCCTGGTCGCGCAGCTCGTCCCCAGCCCCTATGGACTGATCAGCGGGCCCGCCGTGCATCAGTTGCTCAAGGGGCACTTTGTCGGCGACCTGCGGGAAGTGATCGTCATCGGGGCGAACGATCAGTTCTGGGACTACAGCCAGCCGCTGCACTGGCGGCAGGATGCCGAAATCTCTGGCAAGAACGTGTTGATGCTCGGCATCCTCCAAGAGACCCTGATGCGCTGGGCTCCGCAGCCGGTGCAGGTGTTCGCTCAGACCGAACTGTTCGAACCGACCAGACCGCTGCCGGAAGAAAGCCGCTTCGCCGAGGCCACCGTCCCGGACAGCGTCCAGATCCTGGCGGAGCTGCAGAGCGGCGCGCGAGTCATCTATCACTTCAGCGGCGTCATCCTCTTCGGTCCAGGCGTGCAGATTCACTTCTACGGCAGCCGCGGTACCGTGAAGGTGCATTTCGTGAACGGCGAAGAACGCGTCTATGCCGGTCGCGGCGAAGACCAGGAACTCAAAGAGATTGAAATCCCCGCCGAAGAACGGGGCCAATGGCAGGTTGAAGCCGATTTCATCGCCGCGATTCGAGGCGAAAAGAAGGTCACGCTGACCGACTTCGCCACTGGCGTGCAGTACATGGAATTCCTCGAAGCCGTCGCCCGCAGCGCTGAAGAGAACGCCCCGGTGGAATTTCCACTCGATTGA
- the metK gene encoding methionine adenosyltransferase: MSRSFIFTSESVSSGHPDKVSDQVSDGVLDALLAQDPTSRVACETLCTTDFVCVAGELRTNAKVDFEKVVRDAIRDIGYTSDDIGFNADTCEVLNKLHSQSADIAMGVDADGAGDQGLMFGFACNQTPELMPLPIALSHRILNLLTKLRHEKDVDWLRPDAKSQVSIKYENGKPVGITAIVLSTQHSEKVNQKQIEDYIRSKVIPATIPSELLTKETKYHVNPTGQFIIGGPHGDTGLTGRKIIVDTYGGWGRHGGGAFSGKDSTKVDRSAAYMARYVAKNIVAAGLADECEVQLAYAIGVADPVSINVDSHGTAKVAETKIESAVRDLFPLTPKGIIEHLKLRRPIFRKTASGGHFGRDDKDFTWEHTDKAEALKKAVK; encoded by the coding sequence ATGTCGCGGTCGTTTATTTTCACCAGTGAATCGGTCAGCAGCGGGCATCCGGACAAAGTTTCCGATCAGGTTTCCGATGGCGTGCTCGACGCCCTGCTGGCACAAGACCCCACCTCGCGCGTGGCCTGTGAAACCCTCTGCACCACCGACTTTGTGTGTGTTGCCGGCGAACTGCGGACGAACGCCAAGGTCGACTTCGAGAAAGTCGTCCGCGATGCGATTCGCGACATCGGTTACACCAGCGACGACATTGGTTTCAATGCCGACACCTGTGAAGTCCTGAACAAGCTGCACTCGCAGAGCGCCGACATCGCCATGGGCGTCGACGCTGACGGCGCCGGCGACCAGGGATTGATGTTCGGCTTTGCCTGCAATCAGACCCCTGAGCTGATGCCGCTGCCGATCGCCCTGTCGCACCGCATTCTGAACCTGCTGACCAAACTGCGTCACGAGAAAGACGTGGATTGGCTGCGACCCGACGCCAAGAGCCAGGTTTCGATCAAGTACGAAAATGGCAAACCGGTCGGCATCACCGCCATCGTGCTCTCGACGCAGCACTCGGAGAAGGTCAACCAGAAGCAGATTGAAGACTACATCCGCAGCAAAGTGATTCCGGCGACGATTCCCTCCGAGCTGCTGACCAAGGAAACCAAGTACCACGTCAACCCGACGGGTCAGTTCATCATCGGCGGCCCGCACGGCGATACCGGCCTGACCGGTCGCAAGATCATTGTCGATACCTACGGCGGCTGGGGCCGTCACGGCGGCGGTGCCTTCAGCGGGAAAGACTCGACCAAGGTCGACCGTTCGGCCGCTTACATGGCCCGTTACGTCGCCAAGAACATCGTCGCCGCCGGCCTGGCCGACGAGTGCGAAGTGCAGTTGGCCTACGCAATTGGCGTGGCCGACCCGGTGAGCATCAACGTCGATTCACACGGCACCGCCAAGGTTGCCGAAACGAAGATCGAATCGGCCGTCCGCGACCTGTTCCCGCTGACTCCGAAGGGAATCATCGAACACCTGAAGCTGCGTCGCCCCATCTTCCGCAAGACCGCCAGCGGCGGCCACTTCGGCCGTGACGACAAAGACTTCACCTGGGAACACACCGACAAGGCCGAAGCGTTGAAGAAGGCCGTGAAATAA
- a CDS encoding DUF1559 domain-containing protein, giving the protein MPEVSKRNYKRGFTLIELLVVIAIIAILIALLLPAVQQAREAARRSQCKNNLKQIGLAMHNYLDTFSIFPKAVFETATGNSQDSYRSFSAFASILPYLDQVGLYNQINFNTITDAAPNLALARNVIPPLLCPSDLRYVSTSATDSRFNGSGMNYAVSAGANLFWGASTAEANGIFNRMLPVRIADVLDGTSNVLMATEQLIPSTDNAGKLAATVYNGTQGSMANTFPTAASLATFAGTCTSTTMNANYNENTKWMNGGVGQNVINTLNPPNSPNPNCFIGCNGCWAGTGNGAWTARSRHTGGVQAVLADGSVRFVSDNVDINNWQRLGARADGGILGEF; this is encoded by the coding sequence ATGCCCGAAGTTTCAAAACGGAATTACAAGCGTGGGTTCACGCTCATCGAATTGCTGGTGGTGATTGCGATCATCGCCATTCTGATTGCTTTGCTGTTGCCAGCAGTGCAGCAAGCCCGGGAAGCAGCCCGTCGCAGCCAGTGCAAAAACAATCTCAAGCAGATTGGCCTGGCGATGCACAACTACCTGGATACGTTCAGCATCTTCCCCAAGGCCGTGTTTGAAACCGCGACCGGGAATTCTCAGGATTCGTACCGCAGCTTCAGCGCTTTCGCATCCATCCTGCCGTACCTCGATCAGGTGGGACTCTACAATCAGATCAACTTCAACACGATCACGGACGCCGCTCCGAATCTGGCTCTGGCTCGTAACGTGATTCCGCCTTTGCTGTGCCCGAGCGACCTCCGTTACGTCAGCACCAGCGCCACCGATTCCCGTTTCAACGGCAGCGGGATGAACTATGCCGTCAGCGCCGGGGCAAACTTGTTCTGGGGCGCCAGTACGGCGGAAGCCAACGGGATCTTCAACCGTATGCTGCCCGTCCGCATTGCAGACGTTCTCGACGGCACGTCGAACGTGTTGATGGCGACTGAGCAACTGATTCCCTCGACCGACAACGCCGGCAAGCTGGCCGCGACGGTTTACAATGGAACACAGGGTTCGATGGCGAACACATTTCCGACGGCTGCATCGCTGGCGACTTTCGCTGGCACCTGTACCAGTACTACCATGAACGCCAACTACAATGAAAACACAAAGTGGATGAACGGCGGCGTTGGTCAAAATGTGATCAACACTCTGAACCCGCCCAACTCGCCTAACCCCAACTGCTTCATCGGCTGTAACGGCTGCTGGGCCGGGACTGGCAACGGTGCCTGGACTGCTCGTAGCCGCCATACCGGCGGGGTGCAGGCTGTTCTCGCTGACGGCTCGGTTCGTTTCGTCTCCGACAACGTGGACATCAACAACTGGCAGCGCCTTGGCGCACGAGCCGACGGCGGAATTCTCGGAGAATTCTGA
- a CDS encoding EVE domain-containing protein — protein MAKKAAGRPAKYWLFKSEADCYSIDHLAKEKNQTTFWDGVRNYQARNMLRDDVQPGDGVLFYHSNSDPLAVAGICEVVRAGYPDHTAFDKSAQHYDAKSSPDNPTWYMVDLKLVKKFEQQVTRDQLKAEPALDKMVVLQKGSRLSIMPVTAEEWKTVCRLGGVKLPM, from the coding sequence ATGGCTAAGAAAGCGGCCGGTCGGCCGGCAAAATACTGGCTCTTCAAATCGGAGGCCGACTGTTATTCCATCGACCATCTGGCCAAAGAGAAGAACCAGACCACGTTCTGGGATGGCGTGCGAAACTATCAGGCCCGCAACATGCTCCGCGATGACGTGCAGCCGGGGGACGGGGTGCTGTTCTACCACAGCAACAGCGATCCACTTGCCGTCGCCGGCATCTGTGAAGTCGTACGGGCAGGCTACCCCGACCACACCGCGTTCGACAAATCGGCCCAGCATTACGATGCGAAAAGCTCGCCAGACAACCCGACCTGGTACATGGTCGATCTCAAGCTGGTCAAGAAGTTCGAGCAGCAAGTCACCCGCGACCAACTGAAAGCCGAACCAGCCCTCGACAAGATGGTGGTTCTGCAAAAAGGCTCGCGGCTGTCGATCATGCCGGTGACGGCGGAGGAATGGAAAACCGTCTGTCGCCTTGGAGGAGTGAAGCTGCCGATGTAG
- a CDS encoding lysylphosphatidylglycerol synthase transmembrane domain-containing protein, with protein MAPKSSRRSNGIKMVLGLAVSLVCLWWAVRGMLKDPNAWPKIVSAFERANYASLPLILLILFIFYWMKAWRWRILLAPVGTYQPLRELLGPIMIGFAFNNVLPARIGELIRISVFSKQQKVPLTVAASSVVLERVFDGMAIVLYLAIGLLFVEGLDPRIQQGAIAFSAMACCIVIGALCYVIWTKPFVDLFEAILKRVPFLPHSITDKICRMLEQGAHGLSSLKDYRLVLAIVVLSLVKWALNGMLVLLSLWSFGLPHSVPIAMVLLGAIAFGVALPSSPGYIGVMQAVFMEVMKFFTTDNEAVFAASIYFQFTQWVPVTLTGMIFFVLSGLKLEQVEQPVPEGEPDSAVTTESS; from the coding sequence ATGGCCCCAAAATCCTCGCGGCGATCGAACGGCATCAAGATGGTGCTGGGGCTGGCGGTGTCGCTGGTCTGCCTGTGGTGGGCCGTGCGGGGGATGCTCAAAGACCCGAACGCCTGGCCCAAGATCGTCTCGGCGTTTGAGCGCGCGAATTACGCCTCGCTGCCGTTGATTCTGCTGATTCTGTTCATCTTCTACTGGATGAAAGCCTGGCGGTGGCGAATTCTGCTGGCCCCTGTGGGCACGTATCAACCGCTGCGCGAACTGCTGGGTCCGATCATGATCGGCTTTGCCTTCAATAATGTTTTGCCGGCGCGGATTGGCGAGTTGATTCGCATCAGCGTCTTCTCGAAACAACAAAAGGTGCCCCTCACGGTCGCCGCGTCGAGCGTGGTTCTCGAACGAGTGTTCGACGGCATGGCCATCGTCCTGTATCTGGCGATTGGACTGCTGTTCGTGGAGGGTCTCGATCCACGGATTCAGCAGGGGGCGATTGCGTTTTCGGCGATGGCCTGTTGCATCGTTATCGGGGCGCTTTGCTATGTGATCTGGACGAAGCCGTTCGTCGATCTGTTTGAAGCGATTCTGAAACGGGTGCCCTTTCTTCCTCACAGCATCACCGACAAGATTTGTCGCATGCTCGAACAGGGAGCACATGGCCTGTCGTCTTTGAAGGACTATCGGCTCGTGCTGGCGATTGTCGTGCTGTCGCTGGTGAAATGGGCGCTCAACGGCATGCTGGTGCTGCTCTCGCTCTGGAGTTTTGGCCTGCCGCATTCCGTGCCGATCGCGATGGTGCTGCTGGGGGCGATTGCCTTCGGCGTCGCGCTGCCGTCTTCGCCCGGCTACATCGGCGTGATGCAGGCGGTGTTCATGGAAGTGATGAAGTTCTTCACGACCGACAACGAGGCAGTGTTTGCGGCGTCGATTTATTTTCAGTTCACCCAATGGGTGCCGGTCACGCTGACAGGCATGATCTTCTTCGTCCTGAGCGGCCTGAAGCTGGAACAGGTCGAACAGCCTGTTCCGGAAGGGGAACCTGATTCCGCAGTCACCACGGAATCGAGTTGA
- a CDS encoding HdeD family acid-resistance protein — translation MLQAICRRWWLMLLRGLAAIAFGICAIIWPQITLLLLIGIYGGFCIVEGIAEIALGVGGGHNGKVWWSMILMGLLSFGAGLVAIFYPGLTALVLLWVIAFSSILHGVFEIAAAVSLRKVIQDEWILVLSGVLSVGFGAVLLAAPREGALALVLLIGAYMIGMGVLAVALSLRLRHLAQQHVYPQTPAVAP, via the coding sequence ATGTTACAGGCGATCTGTCGACGTTGGTGGCTCATGCTGTTGCGCGGGCTGGCGGCCATTGCCTTCGGGATCTGTGCGATTATCTGGCCGCAGATCACGCTGCTATTGCTCATCGGCATTTACGGCGGCTTCTGTATCGTGGAAGGGATTGCCGAAATCGCTCTGGGAGTCGGCGGCGGACACAACGGCAAAGTCTGGTGGTCGATGATCCTGATGGGGCTGCTTTCGTTCGGCGCCGGGCTGGTTGCGATCTTCTATCCCGGCCTCACGGCACTGGTACTGTTGTGGGTGATTGCCTTCTCCTCGATTCTGCATGGCGTCTTCGAAATTGCCGCGGCGGTGTCGCTGCGGAAGGTGATTCAGGACGAATGGATCCTGGTGCTTTCCGGCGTGCTGTCGGTGGGGTTTGGAGCGGTGTTGCTCGCCGCGCCGCGCGAGGGGGCGCTGGCTCTGGTGCTGCTGATCGGCGCTTATATGATCGGAATGGGAGTGCTGGCGGTCGCGTTATCGTTGCGGCTACGGCATCTGGCCCAGCAGCATGTGTATCCCCAGACGCCGGCCGTTGCTCCCTGA
- the mscL gene encoding large conductance mechanosensitive channel protein MscL → MADETKSSSFNPLSAGRSLFDEFKSFAFKGNVVDLAVGVIIGTAFGGLVTSLVKNIIMPAIALFTWSKTGYEKWEVAYDGKTVPVGLFVGDVLNFLVVALVLFIFIKKFLGWLMKSRKEEVKAPPPLTKDQELLTEIRDLLLSKSQP, encoded by the coding sequence ATGGCCGATGAGACGAAGTCCAGTTCTTTCAACCCCTTGTCTGCAGGCCGCAGCCTGTTTGACGAATTCAAGTCATTCGCATTCAAGGGAAACGTGGTGGACCTCGCGGTGGGGGTCATTATCGGCACCGCCTTTGGCGGCCTCGTCACCTCGCTGGTGAAGAACATCATCATGCCGGCGATTGCGTTGTTCACATGGAGCAAGACGGGATATGAAAAGTGGGAAGTGGCCTACGATGGGAAAACGGTCCCTGTTGGCCTGTTCGTGGGGGACGTTCTGAACTTTCTGGTCGTCGCTCTGGTGTTGTTTATCTTCATCAAGAAGTTCCTGGGCTGGCTGATGAAGAGCCGGAAAGAAGAAGTGAAGGCACCGCCGCCGCTGACGAAGGATCAGGAGCTGCTGACGGAGATCCGCGACCTGCTGCTGTCGAAGTCGCAGCCTTGA
- a CDS encoding HAD family hydrolase gives MTSVLLRQCLLISLLQVGLVSIAAAEDPLPSWNDGPAKQAILQFVAKVTTPGSPDFVPVPDRIATFDNDGTLWCEQPSYVQWVFAVDRLKELAPQHPEWKDTLLPLLSGEMSGKVKFSEHEIAVVVGSTHSGMTPDEFETIVSGWLKTAKHPRFDRLYTELVYQPMLELLAYLRGQGFKTFIVSGGGIDFIRGIPEEIYGVPPYQVVGSSGRVKFEFRDDIPVLIKGAAVQSIDDGPGKPENIELHIGQRPVMAFGNSDGDLQMLQWTTAGKGPRFGLLVHHTDAEREYAYDRDSRVGKLNVALDQAPSHGWTVVSMKTDWKQIFPLEK, from the coding sequence ATGACCAGTGTGCTCCTGCGACAATGTCTGTTGATCTCCCTGCTTCAAGTTGGTTTGGTCTCAATCGCGGCGGCGGAAGACCCGTTGCCGTCGTGGAATGACGGGCCAGCGAAGCAGGCGATCTTGCAGTTCGTGGCGAAAGTGACGACGCCGGGCAGCCCCGACTTTGTGCCGGTTCCCGATCGCATTGCCACGTTCGACAACGACGGCACGCTGTGGTGCGAACAGCCGAGCTATGTGCAATGGGTGTTCGCGGTCGACCGATTGAAAGAACTTGCCCCGCAACATCCGGAATGGAAAGACACGTTGCTGCCGCTGCTCTCCGGCGAGATGTCCGGCAAGGTGAAATTTTCCGAACACGAGATCGCTGTGGTTGTCGGCTCGACGCACTCGGGCATGACGCCGGATGAGTTCGAAACGATTGTGTCCGGCTGGCTCAAGACAGCCAAACATCCCCGCTTTGATCGTCTCTACACAGAACTTGTGTATCAGCCGATGCTGGAGTTGCTGGCGTATTTACGAGGCCAGGGATTTAAGACGTTTATCGTCTCCGGGGGCGGGATCGATTTCATTCGCGGCATCCCTGAAGAGATTTATGGGGTGCCCCCCTATCAAGTCGTCGGCAGCAGCGGCCGGGTGAAGTTTGAATTTCGAGATGATATTCCGGTGCTGATCAAAGGGGCCGCGGTGCAAAGCATCGACGACGGGCCAGGCAAGCCCGAGAACATCGAACTGCACATCGGCCAGCGACCTGTGATGGCATTCGGCAATTCCGACGGCGACCTGCAGATGCTGCAGTGGACGACCGCCGGAAAGGGGCCGCGTTTTGGCCTGTTGGTGCATCACACGGATGCCGAACGGGAGTACGCCTATGATCGCGATTCACGGGTCGGCAAACTGAATGTGGCGCTGGATCAAGCTCCCTCGCATGGCTGGACCGTGGTGAGCATGAAGACCGATTGGAAGCAGATCTTCCCGCTGGAAAAGTAA